One segment of Coffea arabica cultivar ET-39 chromosome 7c, Coffea Arabica ET-39 HiFi, whole genome shotgun sequence DNA contains the following:
- the LOC140010589 gene encoding protein FAR1-RELATED SEQUENCE 5-like: MDYNKLAEDGTPELGMEFNSEEDAYKFYNKYTFRMGFSVRKDYLNKDKGGVITSKRYSCCKEGVKRKYKGDVMPKRTRAPTKIGSGAKIIIVLHKGTMNFRMHDFVLEYNHELHIAQCAHIMPLQRMVSEAQGFETEISEDAELSLK; encoded by the coding sequence ATGGACTACAACAAATTGGCAGAAGATGGGACCCCTGAATTAGGAATGGAGTTTAACAGTGAAGAGGATGCGTACAAATTTTACAACAAATATACATTTAGAATGGGTTTTAGCGTACGCAAAGACTATCTAAATAAAGACAAAGGCGGTGTGATTACATCTAAGAGATATAGTTGTTGCAAGGAAGGTGTGAAACGCAAGTATAAAGGTGATGTAATGCCAAAGAGGACACGGGCGCCAACAAAAATAGGGAGTGGAGCTAAAATAATTATCGTGTTGCATAAAGGAACAATGAATTTCCGTATGCATGACTTTGTATTAGAGTATAACCATGAGTTGCACATTGCTCAATGTGCGCACATAATGCCATTACAAAGAATGGTGAGTGAGGCTCAAGGATTCGAAACTGAAATAAGTGAGGATGCCGAGCTTTCATTGAAATAG